The following coding sequences lie in one Gadus morhua chromosome 20, gadMor3.0, whole genome shotgun sequence genomic window:
- the LOC115533293 gene encoding leucine-rich repeat neuronal protein 4 isoform X1 has translation MDSRRVTCCSWAWALCILWIAAADRPLSVPIAKVFTGMADRLTFTPEPHSTAHTVVGSRVFESAPGAPAFYTTESASIPAGASVASTVSAKGPTAPPGRVVPSEAPLALSTPPYTLSPRPMGTTMIQQPASPSPTQGPTSREEITPSAYGPPATPSRSSTLLTPRNSSSSPPPAGERSQQEPAVEPSTGPQTAPAPLCDYDQCVHLQRPCPELQQLRGWPCRCPAQSNAAPAGTPGPVVALEVTRAWPTSASVRWCAPDSPLSAFRVWVLRGDGSAVSNGSVGPRTRQTDVFGLSAGGRAYRVCVSAQSAAGALSHARCVSVATPVDAGAVAAHVLSGACGVLLLAAVVLSLCLYRQCQRRRGEASRAEPTTHLLPAAHAFQDQRPLCSMVSIANPAYTPASEQRAPAADQGAHRAPAKKSANAR, from the exons ATGGATTCCAGAAGAGTGACATGCTG TAGTTGGGCCTGGGCTCTCTGTATTCTGTGGATTGCAGCAGCAGATCGGCCATTATCCGTCCCCATAGCAAAGGTCTTCACAGGCATGGCTGACCGCCTCACTTTCACCCCAGAACCTCACAGCACTGCCCACACTGTTGTAGGCTCCAG AGTGTTTGAAAGTGCCCCTGGAGCGCCTGCGTTCTACACCACAGAGTCTGCATCAATACCTGCCGGCGCGAGCGTAGCATCTACCGTTAGCGCAAAGGGGCCGACTGCACCCCCCGGGCGAGTGGTTCCGTCAGAAGCCCCTCTGGCTCTGTCAACACCACCTTACACGCTGTCCCCCCGACCCATGGGTACAACCATGATCCAGCAACCTGCGAGCCCCAGCCCCACACAGGGCCCCACCAGCAGAGAGGAGATTACTCCATCTGCTTACGGACCTCCAGCCACCCCATCCAGGAGCTCCACTCTACTCACACCAAGAAACAGCAGCAGCTCCCCCCCGCCGGCAGGAGAGAGGAGCCAACAGGAACCCGCTGTGGAGCCGAGTACAGGGCCCCAGACGGCGCCGGCTCCTCTGTGTGACTACGACCAGTGTGTCCATCTGCAGAGGCCCTGCCCCGAGCTCCAGCAGCTCCGGGGCTGGCCCTGCAGGTGCCCGGCCCAGAGCAACGCCGCCCCCGCAGGGACCCCAGGCCCGGTGGTGGCCCTGGAGGTGACGAGGGCGTGGCCGACGTCCGCCAGCGTGCGCTGGTGCGCCCCGGACTCGCCGCTGAGCGCGTTCCGGGTGTGGGTGCTGCGCGGCGACGGGAGCGCGGTGAGCAACGGCAGCGTGGGCCCGCGGACCCGGCAGACGGACGTCTTCGGCCTGTCGGCGGGCGGACGCGCGTACCGCGTGTGCGTGAGCGCGCAGAGCGCGGCGGGCGCGCTGTCGCACGCGCGCTGCGTGAGCGTCGCCACCCCCGTGGACGCGGGGGCCGTCGCCGCGCACGTTCTGTCGGGGGCCTGCGGCGTCCTGCTGCTGGCGGCCGTGGTGCTGAGCCTGTGTCTGTACCGCCAGtgccagaggaggaggggcgagGCGTCGCGTGCTGAACCCACCACGCACCTCCTCCCCGCGGCGCACGCCTTCCAGGACCAGCGCCCGTTATGCAGCATGGTGTCCATCGCCAACCCCGCCTACACGCCCGCTAGTGAGCAGAGAGCGCCCGCGGCTGACCAGGGCGCCCACAGAGCGCCTGCCAAGAAATCAGCCAACGCGAGATAG
- the gdf3 gene encoding protein DVR-1, producing the protein MTCFVFLSVLFTGTFALTNVEEVDSRERLFLDSLGLSTRPTAAGASRRVPSMLWRMFQRSKGDEVQESESCMVSEYGVRGNIIRYVQDQGRSVSCWGGQDCVEKQLFFNMSVLQPVEQLSLARLEVKFQWGVFRAPEFFLGPRTLDVSLYKVVRTTLRGASHEANRRLLLSQSVALGPEPASLTLDLTSLAETWRKAGRNYGLVLALQPPRNDPEEELLPFRPGNTLPLQPAAVSAPPPEVHAALVAVSLNPQQCRSRRRRSAVHLPVTPSNVCKPRRLYIDFKDVGWQDWIIAPQGYLANYCHGECPFPLSESLNGTNHAILQTLVHSLDPRGTPQPCCVPIRLSPISMLYYDNNDNVVLRHYQDMVVDECGCR; encoded by the exons ATGACTTGTTTCGTGTTTTTAAGCGTTTTATTTACGGGCACATTTGCCCTAACTAACGTGGAGGAGGTGGATTCTCGAGAGCGTTTGTTTTTAGATTCCCTCGGGCTCTCCACCAGGCCGACTGCCGCAGGAGCCTCCAGACGGGTTCCGTCCATGTTGTGGCGGATGTTTCAAAGGAGTAAGGGCGACGAGGTCCAGGAAAGCGAGTCGTGCATGGTGTCCGAGTACGGCGTGCGCGGAAACATCATTCGATACGTGCAGGACCAGG GCAGATCGGTGTCTTGCTGGGGCGGCCAGGACTGCGTGGAGAAGCAACTGTTCTTCAACATGTCGGTCCTGCAGCCCGTGGAGCAGCTCTCTCTGGCCCGTCTGGAGGTCAAGTTTCAGTGGGGTGTGTTCAGGGCCCCGGAGTTTTTCCTGGGGCCCCGGACCCTCGACGTGTCCCTGTATAAAGTAGTTAGAACCACTCTGAGGGGCGCGAGCCACGAGGCTAACCGAAGGCTCCTTTTATCCCAGTCGGTGGCACTTGGACCCGAGCCCGCCTCACTCACACTGGACCTTACCTCCCTGGCCGAGACCTGGCGAAAGGCGGGCCGCAACTACGGCCTGGTGCTGGCGCTGCAGCCGCCGAGAAATGACCCGGAGGAGGAGCTACTCCCCTTCCGCCCCGGGAACACTCTCCCGCTGCAGCCGGCGGCCGTGTCTGCGCCGCCGCCAGAGGTCCACGCCGCCCTGGTGGCGGTGTCCCTCAACCCCCAGCAGTGTCGCTCCAGACGGCGGCGGAGCGCCGTCCACCTCCCCGTGACGCCCAGCAACGTGTGCAAACCTCGGCGCCTCTACATCGACTTCAAGGACGTGGGGTGGCAGGACTGGATCATCGCGCCGCAGGGCTACCTGGCAAACTACTGCCACGGCGAGTGCCCCTTCCCGCTTAGCGAGAGCCTGAACGGCACCAACCACGCCATCTTGCAGACCCTAGTGCACTCGCTGGACCCACGCGGGACCCCGCAGCCATGCTGCGTGCCCATCCGTCTCTCGCCCATCTCCATGCTGTACTACGACAACAACGACAACGTGGTCCTGCGGCACTACCAGGACATGGTGGTGGACGAGTGCGGCTGTCGATGA
- the LOC115533293 gene encoding leucine-rich repeat neuronal protein 4 isoform X2, translating to MDSRRVTCCWAWALCILWIAAADRPLSVPIAKVFTGMADRLTFTPEPHSTAHTVVGSRVFESAPGAPAFYTTESASIPAGASVASTVSAKGPTAPPGRVVPSEAPLALSTPPYTLSPRPMGTTMIQQPASPSPTQGPTSREEITPSAYGPPATPSRSSTLLTPRNSSSSPPPAGERSQQEPAVEPSTGPQTAPAPLCDYDQCVHLQRPCPELQQLRGWPCRCPAQSNAAPAGTPGPVVALEVTRAWPTSASVRWCAPDSPLSAFRVWVLRGDGSAVSNGSVGPRTRQTDVFGLSAGGRAYRVCVSAQSAAGALSHARCVSVATPVDAGAVAAHVLSGACGVLLLAAVVLSLCLYRQCQRRRGEASRAEPTTHLLPAAHAFQDQRPLCSMVSIANPAYTPASEQRAPAADQGAHRAPAKKSANAR from the exons ATGGATTCCAGAAGAGTGACATGCTG TTGGGCCTGGGCTCTCTGTATTCTGTGGATTGCAGCAGCAGATCGGCCATTATCCGTCCCCATAGCAAAGGTCTTCACAGGCATGGCTGACCGCCTCACTTTCACCCCAGAACCTCACAGCACTGCCCACACTGTTGTAGGCTCCAG AGTGTTTGAAAGTGCCCCTGGAGCGCCTGCGTTCTACACCACAGAGTCTGCATCAATACCTGCCGGCGCGAGCGTAGCATCTACCGTTAGCGCAAAGGGGCCGACTGCACCCCCCGGGCGAGTGGTTCCGTCAGAAGCCCCTCTGGCTCTGTCAACACCACCTTACACGCTGTCCCCCCGACCCATGGGTACAACCATGATCCAGCAACCTGCGAGCCCCAGCCCCACACAGGGCCCCACCAGCAGAGAGGAGATTACTCCATCTGCTTACGGACCTCCAGCCACCCCATCCAGGAGCTCCACTCTACTCACACCAAGAAACAGCAGCAGCTCCCCCCCGCCGGCAGGAGAGAGGAGCCAACAGGAACCCGCTGTGGAGCCGAGTACAGGGCCCCAGACGGCGCCGGCTCCTCTGTGTGACTACGACCAGTGTGTCCATCTGCAGAGGCCCTGCCCCGAGCTCCAGCAGCTCCGGGGCTGGCCCTGCAGGTGCCCGGCCCAGAGCAACGCCGCCCCCGCAGGGACCCCAGGCCCGGTGGTGGCCCTGGAGGTGACGAGGGCGTGGCCGACGTCCGCCAGCGTGCGCTGGTGCGCCCCGGACTCGCCGCTGAGCGCGTTCCGGGTGTGGGTGCTGCGCGGCGACGGGAGCGCGGTGAGCAACGGCAGCGTGGGCCCGCGGACCCGGCAGACGGACGTCTTCGGCCTGTCGGCGGGCGGACGCGCGTACCGCGTGTGCGTGAGCGCGCAGAGCGCGGCGGGCGCGCTGTCGCACGCGCGCTGCGTGAGCGTCGCCACCCCCGTGGACGCGGGGGCCGTCGCCGCGCACGTTCTGTCGGGGGCCTGCGGCGTCCTGCTGCTGGCGGCCGTGGTGCTGAGCCTGTGTCTGTACCGCCAGtgccagaggaggaggggcgagGCGTCGCGTGCTGAACCCACCACGCACCTCCTCCCCGCGGCGCACGCCTTCCAGGACCAGCGCCCGTTATGCAGCATGGTGTCCATCGCCAACCCCGCCTACACGCCCGCTAGTGAGCAGAGAGCGCCCGCGGCTGACCAGGGCGCCCACAGAGCGCCTGCCAAGAAATCAGCCAACGCGAGATAG